In Populus nigra chromosome 10, ddPopNigr1.1, whole genome shotgun sequence, the following proteins share a genomic window:
- the LOC133704351 gene encoding nicotinamide adenine dinucleotide transporter 1, chloroplastic-like: MTGGGEASHKRSPRELVCHAGAGASAGAIAATFMCPLDVIKTRLQVHGLPPNSVQGGSIISSSLQHIVKTEGFKGLYRGLSPTIMALLPNWAVYFTVYEQLKGILSDVDGDSQLSVSANMVAAAGAGAATATVTNPLWVVKTRLQTQGMRPDLVPYKNVLSALRRITQEEGIRGLYSGILPSLAGISHVAIQFPAYEKIKFYMAKRGNTTVDNLSHADVAIASSVAKILASVLTYPHEVVRSRLQEQGCLRNSEVHYAGVVDCIKKVSRKEGFRGFYRGCATNLMRTTPSAVITFTSYEMILKFFERVLPSDKKPSRARTKSHDYAKPQQGSRGNVNSDKDTVSGQSQTQTNKTPSIPMGNKEQLPAGH, translated from the exons atgaccgGAGGTGGGGAAGCTTCCCATAAGCGAAGCCCCAGGGAGCTAGTGTGTCATGCTGGTGCTGGTGCCTCCGCAG GTGCTATTGCAGCCACGTTTATGTGCCCATTGGATGTGATCAAGACGAGGCTACAAGTCCATGGCTTGCCCCCCAATTCAGTTCAAGGAG GTAGTATCATCAGCTCAAGTCTACAGCACATTGTTAAAACTGAAGGTTTTAAGGGATTGTATCGTGGGCTCTCTCCAACAATAATGGCACTTCTTCCGAATTGGGCT GTGTATTTCACAGTTTATGAGCAACTCAAAGGCATCCTTTCAGATG TGGATGGAGATAGCCAACTCTCAGTTAGTGCAAACATGGTAGCTGCTGCTGGTGCTGGGGCTGCCACAGCCACTGTAACAAATCCTTTGTGGGTTGTGAAAACCAGACTCCAA ACTCAAGGAATGAGGCCAGATCTGGTTCCTTACAAAAATGTTCTTTCTGCTTTGAGGCGGATTACACAAGAGGAAGGCATACGAGGGTTATATAG CGGTATTCTGCCTTCTTTGGCCGGGATAAGTCATGTTGCAATTCAATTTCCAGCATACGAAAAGATCAAGTTTTACATGGCAAAGAGGG GTAATACAACTGTTGATAATTTGAGTCATGCGGATGTGGCAATTGCCTCATCAGTAGCCAAAATACTTGCCTCTGTACTGACTTATCCTCATGAG GTGGTGCGTTCAAGGCTTCAAGAGCAAGGGTGTCTCAGAAATTCTGAGGTCCATTATGCCGGTGTCGTTGATTGCATTAAGAAGGTGTCCCGCAAGGAAGGCTTTCGTGGGTTTTACCGTGGCTGTGCAACTAACTTAATGAGAACGACTCCATCTGCTGTGATTACATTTACCAGTTACGAGATGATACTCAAGTTCTTTGAGCGAGTTCTGCCTTCAGACAAGAAGCCTTCACGTGCCCGGACCAAATCCCATGACTATGCCAAACCTCAACAGGGAAGCAGAGGAAATGTTAATAGTGACAAGGACACTGTTTCAGGGCAATCACAAACCCAGACAAATAAGACCCCCTCCATTCCTATGGGAAACAAAGAGCAGCTACCTGCAGGGCACTGA